In Nocardia asteroides, the following proteins share a genomic window:
- a CDS encoding YidH family protein: MTLPEVGAESDDGEEELDYRFTLANERTFLAWIRTALGLLAGGVAVHTLIQPLRLAGLGGAIALSCLVMSFAVALGAFRHWRRVDVAMRTGHPLPGTVLVPVLSVGVALVAALACLAVLLS, translated from the coding sequence ATGACACTGCCCGAGGTCGGAGCCGAATCCGACGACGGCGAGGAAGAACTGGATTACCGATTCACCCTCGCCAACGAGCGCACATTCCTGGCCTGGATCCGGACCGCCCTGGGCCTGCTCGCCGGCGGAGTCGCCGTGCACACCCTGATCCAGCCCCTGCGCCTGGCCGGCTTGGGCGGCGCCATCGCCCTGAGCTGCCTGGTCATGTCCTTCGCGGTCGCCCTCGGCGCCTTCCGCCACTGGCGCCGGGTAGACGTCGCCATGCGCACCGGACACCCCCTCCCCGGCACCGTCCTCGTCCCCGTCCTCTCGGTCGGCGTCGCCCTCGTCGCGGCCTTGGCCTGCCTGGCCGTCCTCCTCTCATGA
- a CDS encoding tyrosine recombinase XerC — protein MDVLPEDLTALLTEFGRHLRLGRNRSAHTVRAYLGDVRSLLEHLYARSADSAIRELDLPLLRSWLAELAAAGAARTTLSRRASAAKTFTAWLTETGRLAVDPGLRLQAPKAHRVLPAVLAQVQAVEAMDAAESGAAQQDPMALRDRLIVELLYATGIRVSELCGLDIDDIDRERRLVRVLGKGNKERAVPFGDPADTALDAWLRAGRPSLAGDRSGRALLLGQRGRRLDQRQARTVVHEVVSAIPGAPDMGPHGLRHTAATHLLEGGADLRVVQELLGHASMATTQLYTHVSVERLKRVHDQAHPRA, from the coding sequence ATGGACGTGCTGCCCGAGGATCTGACCGCGCTGCTCACCGAGTTCGGGCGGCACTTGCGGTTGGGGCGGAATCGGTCGGCGCACACCGTGCGCGCGTATCTCGGAGATGTGCGCTCGCTGCTGGAACACCTCTACGCGCGGTCGGCGGATTCGGCGATCCGGGAACTGGATCTGCCGTTGCTGCGGTCCTGGCTGGCCGAACTCGCTGCGGCGGGTGCCGCGCGCACGACCCTGTCCCGCCGGGCCTCCGCAGCAAAGACATTCACCGCCTGGCTCACCGAGACCGGGCGCCTGGCCGTCGACCCCGGGCTGCGCTTGCAGGCACCGAAAGCGCATCGGGTGCTGCCCGCGGTGCTCGCCCAGGTGCAGGCGGTGGAGGCGATGGACGCGGCGGAATCCGGGGCAGCTCAGCAGGATCCGATGGCGCTGCGCGACCGGTTGATCGTCGAGTTGCTGTACGCCACCGGAATTCGCGTCAGCGAGCTGTGCGGGCTCGATATCGACGACATCGACCGGGAACGCAGGCTCGTGCGGGTCCTCGGCAAAGGCAACAAAGAACGCGCGGTCCCGTTCGGAGATCCCGCCGACACCGCGCTCGACGCGTGGCTGCGAGCCGGACGGCCGTCGCTGGCGGGCGATCGATCCGGTCGTGCGCTGCTGCTCGGACAACGCGGTCGCAGGCTCGATCAGCGCCAAGCCCGCACGGTGGTCCACGAGGTGGTGTCGGCGATCCCGGGCGCACCGGACATGGGTCCGCACGGCCTGCGGCACACCGCGGCCACCCACCTTCTCGAAGGGGGCGCCGACCTGCGCGTCGTCCAGGAACTGCTCGGCCACGCCAGCATGGCCACCACCCAGCTCTACACCCACGTCTCGGTCGAACGCCTCAAACGCGTCCACGATCAAGCCCACCCGCGAGCATGA
- a CDS encoding alpha/beta hydrolase: protein MDAAGMVAEQVLGSALAMSPIVTDRLPLRPPVLDGQRMNPRLHLLAVLGKRDLLARRAPTARSRARLDRLMRVATTTRTGPVRTSELTIPGPAGPVAARLYQPEQHTRPPSLLVFVHGGGWHVGSVAGYANTLRFLADRAGVSVLAADYRLAPEHPFPAAFDDVSATWRYAVDHAERWGIDTARIGLGGDSAGGNLATAVAMTAEATYRPAAVALLYPALDWNLEHHRSTAMFTVPLDADNVRRAMRWYAPTPELQADPRFSVLSAPDLSALPRTYVATAGMDVLRDQGDSLVTRLREAGVDAEVRRFDNLPHGFVSMLTDPHARSATAEYARAVATLLAEPVLS from the coding sequence ATGGACGCCGCCGGAATGGTGGCTGAGCAGGTGCTCGGCTCGGCACTGGCGATGTCGCCGATAGTCACCGATCGGTTGCCGCTCCGGCCCCCGGTGCTCGACGGCCAGCGCATGAACCCACGCCTGCATCTGCTCGCCGTGCTGGGCAAACGCGATCTGCTCGCCCGTCGGGCGCCCACGGCGCGCAGCCGGGCCCGGCTCGACCGGCTGATGCGGGTCGCGACGACAACGCGAACGGGACCGGTCCGTACGTCGGAGTTGACGATCCCCGGGCCCGCGGGACCGGTGGCCGCGCGGCTGTACCAACCCGAACAGCACACTCGACCACCGTCGCTGCTCGTCTTCGTGCACGGCGGTGGCTGGCACGTCGGCAGCGTGGCGGGTTACGCGAACACACTCCGGTTCCTCGCGGATCGTGCCGGGGTCTCCGTGCTGGCGGCGGACTATCGGCTGGCCCCGGAACACCCGTTTCCCGCCGCGTTCGACGATGTCAGCGCGACCTGGCGGTACGCGGTCGACCACGCCGAACGCTGGGGCATAGACACCGCCCGGATCGGGCTCGGCGGCGACAGCGCCGGTGGCAACCTCGCGACCGCGGTCGCCATGACGGCCGAAGCGACGTATCGTCCCGCGGCGGTGGCGTTGCTGTACCCGGCGCTGGACTGGAACCTGGAGCACCATCGGTCGACGGCGATGTTCACCGTCCCGCTCGACGCGGACAATGTCCGTCGTGCCATGCGGTGGTACGCCCCCACCCCCGAGCTCCAGGCGGATCCGCGGTTCTCGGTGCTGTCGGCACCGGACTTGTCGGCCCTGCCGCGCACCTATGTCGCGACCGCGGGCATGGATGTGCTGCGCGATCAGGGGGACTCACTCGTCACCCGGCTCCGCGAGGCCGGGGTCGACGCCGAAGTGCGGCGCTTCGACAACCTGCCCCACGGTTTCGTGAGCATGCTCACCGACCCGCACGCCCGGTCCGCGACCGCCGAGTACGCCCGTGCCGTGGCGACCCTGCTCGCCGAACCTGTCCTGTCCTGA
- the dprA gene encoding DNA-processing protein DprA — MIRPAAAPVDLDGDSDERRLAWVYLSRVVQGPCAPLSALIASVGVCEAARAVREHELPEALRGPTAARREIDRAAADLEEMARLGGRVITPDDDEWPGWRMLGLDQLDTERERDAAVPLVLWARGPLSLRTASERAVAVVGSRCSSGYGVQVAGEITCELAGRGWTIVSGAAFGIDAAAHRAALGVGGSTVAVLACGVDRPYPAQHERLLAAIAESGVVVSEYPPGTSAQKHRFLARNRLIATLGDGVVVVEAGLRSGARNTVKWARRLGRPAMAVPGPVGSVSSTGCHRMIREGEALLVTSAEDVIDEAGPLRLPVGENPADPAAHLRGAEAEVYAALPSIGSRRPVELARQSGLDLATVRAVLPGLELADLVGCDSDGWFRIRARPH; from the coding sequence GTGATCCGCCCGGCGGCCGCGCCGGTCGATCTGGACGGTGACAGCGACGAACGCCGACTGGCATGGGTGTATCTGTCCCGGGTCGTCCAGGGGCCGTGCGCCCCGCTGTCGGCGCTGATCGCCTCGGTCGGGGTGTGCGAGGCGGCGCGGGCGGTCCGCGAGCACGAACTTCCGGAGGCACTCCGCGGACCGACGGCGGCCCGGCGCGAGATCGACCGGGCAGCAGCCGATCTGGAGGAGATGGCCCGGCTCGGCGGTCGTGTGATCACGCCGGACGACGACGAGTGGCCCGGCTGGCGCATGCTGGGACTGGACCAGCTCGACACCGAACGTGAGCGCGATGCCGCGGTACCGCTGGTGCTGTGGGCGCGGGGACCGCTCTCGCTGCGGACCGCATCGGAACGCGCCGTCGCCGTGGTCGGTTCACGATGCAGCAGTGGCTACGGCGTGCAGGTGGCCGGCGAGATCACCTGCGAGCTGGCAGGCCGGGGCTGGACTATCGTGTCCGGTGCCGCCTTCGGTATCGATGCGGCCGCGCACCGGGCGGCCCTCGGCGTCGGCGGCTCGACCGTCGCCGTCCTGGCCTGCGGCGTCGACCGTCCCTACCCCGCCCAACATGAGCGCCTGCTCGCCGCGATCGCCGAATCCGGCGTGGTCGTCAGCGAGTACCCGCCGGGCACCAGCGCGCAGAAGCACCGGTTCCTGGCCCGGAACCGGCTCATCGCCACCCTGGGCGACGGTGTCGTCGTCGTCGAAGCGGGCCTGCGCAGCGGCGCTCGCAATACCGTCAAATGGGCCCGGCGTCTCGGCCGTCCCGCCATGGCGGTGCCCGGCCCGGTCGGATCGGTGTCCTCGACCGGCTGTCACCGCATGATCCGCGAGGGCGAAGCCCTGCTGGTGACCAGTGCCGAGGACGTCATCGACGAGGCAGGTCCCCTCCGTCTGCCCGTAGGCGAGAACCCCGCCGACCCCGCGGCCCACCTCCGTGGCGCCGAAGCCGAGGTCTACGCGGCCCTGCCCTCGATCGGCTCCCGCCGCCCGGTAGAGCTGGCCCGCCAATCCGGCCTCGACCTGGCCACCGTCCGCGCCGTCTTACCCGGGTTGGAACTGGCGGACCTGGTCGGATGCGATTCCGACGGATGGTTCCGGATCCGTGCTCGTCCGCACTGA
- a CDS encoding YifB family Mg chelatase-like AAA ATPase, whose product MALGRALSVAVTGVDGQLVEIEADIGQGLPSVNLVGLPDTALQESRNRVRSAVANTGEKWPDGRVILALSPATLPKVGSVYDLALAVSVLDASGAVPGERLAKTVLLGELALDGRVRRVRGVLPAVIAARTAGVPTVVVPAAAVAEAALVEGIEVLGATSLRAVVTWLRGEGSLLEPDGELPDAQVVCGDLSDVVGQDEARWALEVAAAGGHHLLLTGPPGIGKTMLAQRLPGLLPPLSEAESLEVTAIHSMAGSLSAAQPLMTVAPFVAPHHSTSVTAMIGGGSGMARPGAVSRAHRGVLFLDECAELGTKVLEALRTPLEEGEVRIARRDGVARYPARFQLVLAANPCPCAPARDVDCICAPLARRRYLGKLSGPLLDRIDIWVRMHGQAGATFGDDSTETSATVAARVARARERAVQRWSADGWATNAEVPGHILRQRFRLPRESIAPIDTALRLGRMSARGADRAIRVAWTVCDLRGGEMPSVQDVLSALNFRQRGAQ is encoded by the coding sequence ATGGCGCTCGGGCGGGCGCTGTCGGTGGCGGTCACCGGAGTCGACGGTCAGCTGGTCGAGATCGAAGCCGATATCGGGCAGGGATTGCCGTCGGTGAACCTCGTCGGCCTGCCCGACACCGCGTTGCAGGAGTCGCGGAACCGGGTGCGGTCGGCGGTGGCCAACACGGGGGAGAAGTGGCCGGACGGCCGGGTGATCCTGGCACTGTCCCCGGCGACCCTTCCGAAGGTCGGTTCCGTCTACGACCTGGCGCTCGCGGTGTCGGTGCTGGACGCCTCCGGCGCGGTACCGGGGGAGCGGCTGGCCAAGACGGTGCTGCTCGGTGAGCTGGCGCTGGACGGCCGCGTACGCCGGGTGCGCGGGGTGCTGCCCGCCGTGATCGCGGCGCGCACCGCGGGCGTACCGACGGTGGTGGTGCCTGCCGCGGCGGTGGCCGAGGCGGCGCTGGTGGAGGGGATCGAGGTACTCGGCGCCACCAGTCTGCGGGCGGTCGTCACCTGGTTGCGTGGGGAAGGCTCGCTCCTGGAACCCGACGGGGAGCTCCCGGACGCCCAGGTCGTCTGCGGTGACCTGAGCGATGTGGTGGGGCAGGACGAGGCGCGCTGGGCGCTGGAGGTGGCGGCCGCGGGCGGCCATCACCTGCTGCTGACCGGACCGCCCGGCATCGGCAAAACGATGCTGGCGCAACGCCTCCCGGGCTTGCTGCCGCCGCTGTCGGAAGCCGAATCGCTCGAGGTCACCGCGATCCACTCGATGGCGGGGTCGCTGTCGGCGGCACAACCGCTGATGACGGTGGCGCCGTTCGTCGCCCCGCACCATTCCACCTCGGTCACCGCCATGATCGGTGGTGGATCGGGCATGGCCAGGCCCGGTGCGGTCAGCCGGGCCCATCGCGGCGTGTTGTTCCTCGACGAATGCGCCGAACTGGGCACGAAAGTGCTGGAGGCCCTGCGTACTCCGCTCGAGGAGGGCGAAGTGCGCATCGCCCGGCGCGACGGTGTCGCGCGCTATCCCGCCAGGTTCCAGCTGGTGCTGGCCGCCAACCCGTGTCCGTGCGCGCCCGCACGCGATGTCGACTGCATCTGCGCCCCGCTGGCCCGGCGCCGCTACCTGGGCAAACTGTCCGGACCACTGCTCGATCGCATCGATATCTGGGTACGCATGCACGGTCAGGCGGGCGCCACCTTCGGTGACGACAGCACCGAGACCAGTGCCACCGTGGCCGCCAGGGTGGCGCGGGCCAGAGAACGGGCCGTCCAGCGCTGGAGTGCCGACGGCTGGGCCACCAATGCCGAAGTGCCGGGCCATATCCTGCGTCAGCGGTTCCGCTTGCCCCGCGAGTCCATCGCGCCGATCGATACGGCGCTGCGGCTCGGCCGGATGTCGGCGCGCGGCGCGGACCGGGCGATCCGGGTGGCCTGGACGGTGTGCGATCTGCGCGGTGGCGAGATGCCCAGCGTCCAGGACGTCCTGTCGGCCTTGAACTTCCGGCAGCGAGGTGCGCAGTGA
- a CDS encoding YraN family protein, whose amino-acid sequence MADKQALGAYGEKLAAQYLRESGMEIVARNWRCRYGELDLIVQDPTVTVFVEVKTRSGLGFGTPAESVTFGKQQRIRRLALLWLAEREGPWRRIRFDVVSVLVRRGYRPVIDHLAGAF is encoded by the coding sequence GTGGCAGACAAACAGGCGCTCGGCGCATACGGGGAGAAACTGGCCGCGCAGTACCTGCGTGAGTCGGGGATGGAGATCGTCGCCCGCAATTGGCGATGCCGCTACGGCGAGCTGGACCTGATCGTCCAGGATCCGACGGTGACGGTGTTCGTCGAGGTCAAGACCCGCTCGGGCCTCGGGTTCGGTACCCCGGCCGAGTCGGTGACCTTCGGCAAACAGCAGCGGATCCGCAGGCTCGCCCTGCTGTGGCTGGCCGAGCGGGAAGGGCCATGGCGCCGGATCCGGTTCGACGTGGTGTCGGTGCTGGTCAGGCGGGGATACCGGCCGGTCATCGACCATCTGGCCGGAGCGTTCTGA
- a CDS encoding DUF2469 domain-containing protein gives MSAEDLEKYETEMELSLYREYKDIVGQFSYVVETERRFYLANSVELRPQNADGEVYFEVRMSDAWVWDMYRPARFVKHVRVITFKDVNIEELEKPDLRLPE, from the coding sequence ATGAGTGCTGAGGACCTCGAGAAGTACGAAACCGAGATGGAACTGTCGTTGTACCGCGAGTACAAGGACATCGTCGGTCAGTTCTCGTACGTGGTGGAGACCGAACGTCGCTTCTACCTGGCCAATTCTGTCGAATTGCGGCCGCAGAACGCCGACGGCGAGGTCTATTTCGAAGTGCGGATGAGCGATGCGTGGGTATGGGACATGTACCGTCCCGCGCGCTTCGTCAAGCACGTTCGAGTCATCACGTTCAAGGACGTGAACATCGAAGAACTGGAGAAGCCGGACCTGCGGCTGCCGGAGTGA
- a CDS encoding ribonuclease HII → MRRAGGLRTLEAALIRGGLGPVAGVDEAGRGPCAGPLVIAACLLAPKAYDKLSGLDDSKKLTEAAREELFPVVQRLALAWSVVVVPAWEIDSIGIHVANIEGMRRAVAGLGHTPGYILTDGFKVPGLPAPSLPVIGGDATAACIAAASILAKVTRDRMMVELDGQLPGYGFAAHKGYNTPEHTAALRVLGPSTEHRRSWRNVRELEVPGGSRVATGAAHAR, encoded by the coding sequence ATGCGCCGGGCCGGGGGACTGCGCACGCTCGAGGCGGCCCTCATCCGCGGTGGTCTCGGCCCGGTGGCCGGCGTCGACGAGGCGGGCCGCGGCCCGTGCGCGGGACCGCTGGTGATCGCCGCGTGCCTGCTGGCGCCCAAGGCCTACGACAAGCTGTCCGGGCTCGACGACTCCAAGAAACTCACGGAGGCGGCGCGTGAGGAGCTGTTCCCGGTGGTCCAGCGGCTGGCGCTGGCCTGGAGTGTGGTGGTGGTCCCCGCCTGGGAGATCGACTCGATCGGGATCCATGTCGCCAATATCGAGGGGATGCGGCGGGCCGTGGCCGGTCTCGGCCACACCCCCGGCTACATCCTGACCGACGGCTTCAAGGTGCCGGGCCTGCCCGCGCCGTCGCTGCCGGTCATCGGGGGCGACGCCACGGCGGCCTGTATCGCGGCCGCCAGCATCCTGGCCAAGGTCACCAGGGACCGCATGATGGTCGAGCTGGACGGACAGCTGCCCGGGTACGGTTTCGCCGCCCACAAGGGCTACAACACGCCCGAACACACGGCCGCGCTGCGCGTGCTCGGACCCAGCACCGAACACCGCCGGTCCTGGCGGAATGTGCGCGAACTCGAGGTGCCGGGTGGTAGCCGAGTGGCTACCGGCGCCGCGCATGCGCGATGA
- the lepB gene encoding signal peptidase I: MADESGSVSVSDSGDEGGRRKRKRGGDKKQRPFWQELPILIVIAAVIAALMVTFVGRPYVIPSQSMENTLLIGDRIYVEKISYYGSEPGPGDVVVFVGPPSWNGHYKSVRSDNTVVRGVQNFLSYFGLVPPDENDLVKRVIAVGGQTVQCCDPQGRVMVDGKPLDEPYIKKDYPWFTDRPNAVYPAGRVFGPVKVPEGNLWVMGDNRNESADSRAHVSDDLQGTVPVDNVRGKTVFKIWPPSRIGPVHSQNAQDN; this comes from the coding sequence GTGGCAGACGAAAGTGGGTCGGTGTCGGTGTCCGATTCGGGTGACGAAGGTGGACGGCGCAAGAGAAAGCGCGGCGGCGACAAGAAGCAGCGGCCGTTCTGGCAGGAGCTGCCGATTCTGATCGTGATCGCCGCGGTGATCGCCGCGCTGATGGTCACCTTCGTCGGCCGTCCGTATGTGATCCCGTCGCAGTCGATGGAGAACACGCTGCTGATCGGCGACCGCATCTACGTCGAGAAGATCAGCTACTACGGCTCCGAACCGGGCCCCGGCGACGTCGTGGTCTTCGTCGGGCCGCCGTCCTGGAACGGGCACTACAAGTCGGTGCGCTCCGACAACACCGTGGTGCGGGGCGTGCAGAACTTCCTGTCCTACTTCGGTCTCGTCCCGCCGGACGAGAACGACCTGGTCAAGCGGGTCATCGCGGTGGGCGGTCAGACCGTCCAGTGCTGCGATCCGCAGGGCCGGGTGATGGTCGACGGCAAACCGCTCGACGAGCCGTACATCAAGAAGGACTACCCCTGGTTCACCGACCGCCCCAACGCCGTCTACCCGGCGGGCCGGGTGTTCGGCCCGGTGAAGGTGCCCGAGGGCAACCTGTGGGTGATGGGCGACAACCGCAACGAGTCGGCCGATTCGCGCGCCCACGTCAGCGACGATCTGCAGGGCACCGTGCCGGTGGACAATGTGCGCGGCAAGACGGTCTTCAAGATCTGGCCGCCGAGCCGGATCGGTCCGGTGCACTCGCAGAACGCGCAGGACAACTGA
- the rplS gene encoding 50S ribosomal protein L19 — MNTLDFVDEKSLRSDVPDFRPGDTLNVHVKVIEGSKERIQVFKGVVIRRQGGGIGETFTVRKVSFGVGVERTFPVHSPNIDHIDVVTRGDVRRAKLYYLRDLRGKAAKIKEKR, encoded by the coding sequence ATGAACACCCTTGACTTCGTCGACGAGAAGTCGCTGCGCAGCGATGTCCCCGACTTCCGTCCGGGCGACACCCTGAACGTGCACGTGAAGGTCATCGAAGGCTCGAAGGAGCGCATCCAGGTCTTCAAGGGCGTCGTGATCCGGCGTCAGGGCGGCGGCATCGGCGAGACCTTCACGGTCCGCAAGGTGTCCTTCGGTGTGGGTGTCGAGCGCACCTTCCCGGTGCACAGCCCCAACATCGACCACATCGATGTCGTGACCCGCGGTGACGTGCGTCGCGCCAAGCTGTACTACCTGCGCGACCTGCGCGGTAAGGCCGCCAAGATCAAGGAAAAGCGCTGA